The following nucleotide sequence is from Dehalococcoidia bacterium.
TGACCATAGCCGGTAATGGAACAGAGTATTATCCCTGGATTTATCTTGCTGATAGTATCGTAATCCGCACCCAGACGTTTCAACACCCCGGGTCGGAACTCCTCGACTACCACATCGGAATCCCTAACCAGTTTATAAAATACCTCGCGTGCCCCACCCATCTTCAGGTTCAAAACGATGCTGCGCTTGTTTCGCCCCTCGGCGTTAAATGCCCGCCTCCTTTCCTCCACCTCGGCTTCCATGGTTTCGATCACCTGGGAGGCGCGCCCGCCGCCGGCCTCGACCTTTATCACATCGGCCCCCATATCGGCAAGCAGCATGGTACAGTAGGGCCCCGGCCCCAGCCGGGTGAGGTCGATTATCTTAATCCCTTCCAGCGCCATTGTCATATTCATCCCTCCTAATTTTTAACCTAAATTTTCGAAAAGGAAGCTAGACTCATTAGCAGCGAGGCTAGCCCAGTATCTCACGCACCGCTGCCACTATCCGGGGCAGGGCATCCCCCGTCTTTTCCACGATGGCAAAATCGTCAATACTGGAGAAGTAGCTACCGGTGGCATTGACCTCTATCACCCTGGCGCCAGCCCTCTTGGCATAGCCGGGGAGAAGGGCGGCCGGGGTAACAACACCCGATGTACCCAGCGCTAGCATCACGTCGCAGGAACTGGCCGCTTGCTCCGCCCGTGGGAAATCCTGGACCGGCTCGCCGAAATGCACCACGTCGAAACGGGTAAGCCCGCCACACTGGCACCTAGGCATGAGCTGGGTAATATCTAAGCTCTCCTGCTTTTTAACCTCGTCAAGCTGTTTTACCATTGCGGGGAGATCCTCCCCCTTCTTCAGCTTGAAGGTCCGACCGCAGGTCAGGCATTTCAGCCGGTACATATTTCCGTGTACCTCTATGACTCTCGTGTTTCCCGCCTCACAGTGCAGATCGTCGATGTTCTGTGTGATGACAGTGCTGAGTATTCCCATCCGCTCCAGCTCGGCCAGGGCCAGATGGCCAGGATTGGGTCTGGCCCTCTCTAAAGTGTCGACCATCTCCTGAAGGAAAGCTCGACCCGCCTCGGTTATCTTTCCCAGTGTGGCGACACCATCGGTACCAAACGTGTCCGGGTCGTATCGGTCCCACAGCCCGCCGGGGTCTCTAAAGGTGGGAATCCCGCTCTCGGCGGAGATACCCGAACCGGTGAATGCCACCAGGTTACGCGCACTGGCGACAATGGATGTCACCTGGTGAAGCTGCTCTGTCATTTCAGCCCTCCTCAAATAAGCCTAACAGTTCCCGCTTGAGTGCCTCCATCCTCTGGCTGAACTGGGATTCAAGCTCCGTAGAAAGCATTGCCCAGGCTTCGCTGGACTTCAGGTTAATCGCCCCCACCGCAGTTCCCGCGATCCTCAATCGATGAAGCAGCTCCCTTTCGTCCTTCTCGATGCCTTCCTTTTCAATTTCGTATTTCTGCTGCTTAACATCCCGAAACTCCTGGAGAAGCCCCTTTATGTTCTCCGTTACCTCCATCACTTCACCCTTCCCCTTCAAGGTAACTAAACCCTCCAGCGCCCTTTCAATCAGATCGCCGCTTTCCAGGTCGACGGCCTCAACCAGCCTGGAAAGCGCCGCCCCCATCACGATGCCCCTTTCATCGCCGCTATACCGCCCCACCTCCTCCTTGAGCAGTTGCTTATGGCCATGGCCCATGTATCGCGCCGCGATTGCCCGCCCCAGGGTGGTGCATTCTGCCTCCTTACGCTCCCTCATCTCTTCAGGTGAGAGACTACCCAGCTTCTCAGCCTTTTCCATCGCCTTCTCAAAGGCGCTCTTCATCTCACCCACTTCTTTTCTAACTCCCTTTTTCTAATCCCACTACGCCACATAAAAAGCTAGATTAGTTGACGCCATTCAATTATACTATTCTTTGGCTCTACCAGCAAAATAGATACTAGCTATTCCAGGCTAAAGCAAAGAGTAGTATATAGCGAAAAGGGCGAAGATGAGACTGCTGGAAAATCTACACTGCTATATCTGGCCGGGGAAGGGCAATAACTGTAATAGCTATCTATTTACCCATGTGCTGCGCGGCGACCGTCCCCACGTCCTCATCGACCCGGGACATGTGCAAAATGAGCTTAACGAGCGCTGTCTGGACCAATTGCTCAGCACCATGGAGAGAGACGGCCTGAAGCCCGAGGACATCGGCCTGATCATCAATACCCACGCCCATCCCGACCACTACGAGGGGAATCAGCCTCTGGTGGACCGTAGCAGGGAGAAGGGTGGCAAGCCAGGCCATGCTCTCGTCACCCTTCACCAGGATGAGGATGGGTATCGCCGGGAAATGGGTGAAATCATGGCTAAGCTACTGGGACGTGGGATGGCATTCGAACCGGATTTCTACCTCAAAGAGGGTGACCTGAATCTAGGCAAGGAGAGTAAGCTAAATCTCCAGATTCTACATACCCCGGGTCACTCTCCAGGCTCCATAAGCCTTTACTGGCCCGATAACCGGGTGCTCATCACCGGAGACGTCCTTTTCTATGGCGGGGTGGGAAGGACAGACCTCCCCGGTGGGGATAGCAAGCTCTTAAAGCAGAGCATCGAGCGGCTATCGGAGCTGGATATCGAGTACGTGCTTCCCGGGCACAGCACACAGTTCGGCGCAATGATAAAGGGCGTTAACAACGTTAAGCAGAACTTCGCCTCCGTTAGATTAAGTTACTTCCCCATGCTATAATTGGGCAACGGTTGCGCAGATAAAATGGAAGCGATCAGACTTTATAGTGAGCCAAAGCTCAGGAATCCCTACATGGTAGCGGCATGGCCCGGTATGGGGGGCGTGGCGATCATCGCTGCACGGTATTTAACCGAGAAATGGGATGCCAAGGAAATCGGCAGCATCGCACCCGAAGGCTTCTTCGACCTGAGCGGCGTGCTTATCGAGGAAAGCATAGTACAGGATGTAGAATTCCCGGAGAACACATTCTATCTGTCAAGGGGTCACGGCAGGAGGGACTGGATAATCTTAATTGGCGAGGCACAGCCCCAGATGAATGGTTACCAGCTGGCAAATCTGGTTTTAGACGTGGCCCAGAGATTTGAGGTCAAAAGGCTCTATACCTTTGCTGCTGCACCCACACATATCTACCACACCAAGAAGCCGAGGGTGTTAGCAGTAGTCAACAAGCCCAGATTGATCCCCCGGCTGGAGAAATACGACGTGGCCCCTCTTAAGCAGGGTAGCATCAGTGGCATGAACGGGCTGCTGCTAGGGGCGGCGAAAAAAAGAAACATGGCTGGCATTTGCCTGCTGGGCGAGATACCCATTTACACCACCCACATCGCAAATCCCATGTCGTCCAGAGCGGTACTCCAGGTGCTGGCTCAAATGTCGAATTTGAAAATTGACCTGACGGACATCGATCGCTGGGCCAGAGAAACGGGTGAGCAAATAGAGGAAAAGATAAGTAATCTCAAGGAGTCTTTCGGGGAAGAGGCCAAAGAGCTCATCGACTATTTTGCGCGGTTAGCCGAGCAGACCAGCGAGGAGGAGCTTGGGCCGGAATACAAGACTGAGGAGCTTCTTAAGGAGATAGAGCGATTTCTCAAGGACAAAGGGGAGCAAAAAGAGGGCAATTAAACCAAGGGGATGGGTAGAGTAACGATCGAAATGGCGCTAAGGTGCCAGCATCTTGGCCAAACGTTTAGCCAAGGCAGCGATTGTCAGAATTTGCGGCATTCCAGATGCTGTGGGAAAAACACTGGCATCACAAACGAAAAGGTTATCTATCTTGGTATGCAGATTTTCGTCGACCACCTTTCCGATGGCGGCGGTTCCACCGGGATGACCGCCCTGCACCTTCGAAACCACGATGGACTTGCTATCCGCACCGGCTTTGACCAGTATCTCTTTCGATATCGCCGATCCCGCCCGCAGCCTTGTCCAGTCCCTTTCGGTCACCGGCTTTGAGACCGTTCCATCGGGGTAGACACGCCCCGCAGGCTCATCCGCAATCTTGGTCTGAATGCCGAGCAACCGGTTGGTGGGCAGGGCAAATCCCCTAACTCCAAGCTCCAAGAACCTGGTCAGCCTTGTCTGATTCATATATGAGGATATAATGAATCCCTTGCTCTTGTGAAATTCATAATCAACGAGCGCCATCAGCGGCTCATCGACCTGGTTGAGACCCTTCGTTACCCCATAGGTTTCCACCAGGAGATCAATGAAAAGGCCTTGGCCTGCGTCTTTGACTCCCGATTGCTGCAGGATCACAGGGGTTCCCAATCCCCCAGCGGCAAGGATGACCACATCCGATAGGATTTCAATCCGACCATGTGGCCCTGTTCCCCTGACACCTCTTGCTTTCCCATTTTCCACCAGAACCCGTTGAATCCTGGTATTATAGGCGATGTCGGCTCCATTTTGCCTCGCCTCTTCCAGGTAATCCAGGGCCGTCCACTTGGCACCATTCACACAGCCCATCGCGCAACCCCCGCACCTCTTGCATCTCTTAGGATTGATAAATTTGGGCATCGGCTCCATATGGTAACCCAGCTCCCGAGATACCTCAAGCATCCTTTTGGAGCCTTTCGACAATCGTCTCTCGTCGAAGGGAGCGACTCCCATTTCCTCCTCGCATTCTGCGAATTCTTCATCCAAGTTGATCCCAAAACCTGCCAGTTCTTCTTCCAGGCATCGAGTCGCGCAACCATTGGAAACGACCGTAGAGCCTCCCGCCATGAGGGCCCTCCACAGGATCACGCCCTCCCTCGACTTTCGGGGCGTCAAGGTCAACTTAGTTCCGTCGAAGTATCGCATAGATGTCCAGACGGTTCCGATCTTCTCCTCATACTTTCCCCTTTCTACTACTAGCACCTCCTTGCCCCTTTTGCTTAACTCCCTTGCCAGCGTAGCTCCGCCTGCTCCTGAACCTACGATGAGGAACTCATACCTTTTGTTATCCATATTGCTTTACCCCCACTCTTGAAATAAAGCATATCAGCACTAGGGCCGCCGCGTCAACTTCGGCTAACAGCGATTTATTCGATCTCCCGCCCCCACTTTCCCTGACGTTTATATCAGCTATCCACCCTCTCCAGTACCTCTTGCGTCCTGCGCAGCCAGTAGTCCATTCCCATTTCTTGCATCATCCCTTCGGCTTTTTTTAGGATTTCCAGTGCCTTTTCTTTCTGGCTCGTGTCACCGTAGAGCTCTCCGATGACAGAGTACGCTATGGCGCACCACGGTTTCATTTCCAGTTCACCCAGAACCTCTATAGAATGCAGCAAACTTGCTTCGGCCTGGGATGACTCTAAGACCTCAGCCCAGTTGTATGTCCTTGCCAGCCAGCCTAACCACCACGCTTCCCAAAACCTTGAACCTCTATCCTGTGACGCCTTCAAGGACTTCTCTAGGTAACTCTTGGCAGCCTCCAGGTTACCTTCATCGGTATAAACCACGCCCAACCAACCATAGGTCATCTGTGACATTAAATCAGGCATTGCTATGTCTTGGTAAACCTTCAGGCCTTTCTCCATATATTTGCGGGCAGTATCCAGCTCACCAAGCAGGTAATATGCAACTCCAAGCAAGACCCAAGATACTCCCAAGAGATAATAGCTTTGTACCTCCTCAGCGTATTTGATGGCGCTCTCGAGATGCTCAGCAGCCTTTCGGCTTTCACCTTTAGTAAGAAACAATATACCAATAAGTAATTGCACATTAGACAGAGTGAATGGATCATTGAGTTGCAGGGCAAAGCGGAGTCCCTTTTCGCAGTGCGCTGACCCTTGCTCGAAATCCCCCTGCATTCCAAGAGCAACCCCATAGTATGCCAGGAGCATAGAGTATGCATTGCTTCTGCCCAATGTCTCAATTTCGCCTTCTCTTCCGCTGCTCTCAAGCCGGGTTATGACCGTGGGTGCGACTTTAGCAATCTCTAAATACAGCCCATCAACGCTATAGGAAGAGCAGAGCGCAAACCCTATTTGTACTACTAGCTCGATGTCGTCAGTACCTTCTGCCGCATGAAAGGCAGTCTCGTGGTACTTTCGTGCCTGTACAGTGTTTCCCTCAAATGAATAGGCCACGCCCATGAAACCTGCAAGCCTGGCACGGCTCATGTCGTCCCCTAGTTCTCGGCACAGTTTCTCACCCTCCTGAAGGATTGCCAGTGAATCTTCGGGATGATAGCCCAGGCGAGACATGGAGGGCAGCATCGATAAGCGCACCTCTATACTTCTCCTCTTTCTCTGCTCGTTGTCAGGCAGTACGTTGAGAGCATCTATCGCTGCTTTGTAGGAATGGAAAGCCTCCCAGGGGGAGTTACTTCGCGTTGCCTTGTCACCTGATAACTTCAGATAACGGTAGGCCTTCTCGTGGTTCTCGCTCCTGGAGTAGTGCTGGGCCAGCACCTCGTATAATTCTTCCAGCCTGTCTGAGTACAGTTCCTCTATAGCCTGCCCTATCCTCTCATGTATCTCCTGCTTTTTCTTCTGGAGCAGGCTGTCGTATGCTACCTCCTGGGTTAGTGAGTGCCTGAAGATATAGGTCGCCCTCGGGAATATCCCTCGCTCATACAATAGCTCCGAGTCACGCAGCACAGAAAGATGGGGGGTCATCTCTGGCGTGGGTATGCCCGTCACCCGCTTTATCAACTCACAGCTAAACTCCCTCCCGATGGCAGAGCCCGTCTGAAGCACACTCTTTGCTCCATCGGGAAGAGAGTCAACCCTGGCCATGATTACTTCCTGGATAGTACTGGGGATAGCTACATCCTGTATATCCTTTGCCAGATAATACCCGCTGTCCTTCCACTCAATCATCCCTAAGTCTTTAAGTGATTTTATAAACTCCTCGACAAAGAAGGGGATGCCTTCTGTCTTATTCAGGATAAGCTCCTGGAGGTCTTCGCCCATAATGTCAGTTCCTAAGATGTATGATGCCATCGCCAGTGTCTCACGGTTAGAGAGGCGATTCAGATTCACCTGGTTGTGATATGACTTGCTGCCCCAGGTATGCACGAACTCAGGGCGGTAGGTGAATATCAGGAGCAACTGGGCCCCCGATATGGCATCCAACATGTCCTTGAAGGTTTCCTCTGAGCTCCTGTCAACCCAGTGGAGGTCTTCAACTGCCATGACTAAGGGGCGCATCTCAGAAGCTTTGAGCACGATTTTCTTGAGTGCCTCCAGGGTTTTATCCTTCCTCGCTTCAGGGCTCAAGTTCAGGGCATCTATACCACTAGCTTTGACCGACAGCATCTCCGATATAAAAGGGAGTGTCGATGCTTCATCAACTCCAATTCCCTTGAGACCTGTTTTCACCTTATCCCTGATTTGGTCATCGTAGTCAGCATCCCGAATGTCGAAGGTGGCCTTCAGCAGGTCTATAACAGGGTGATAGGCTACATTGGTGCTGTAGGAAAGGCATCTGCCCTCAATGAAGGTGACATCCTCATTAGCTATTGCCTTCCTGAACTCATAGAGCAGCCTGGATTTGCCCACCCCTGCCTCACCCATGATGGAAAACGCCTGTCCCCTGCCCGACCTGGCCCTGTCAAGGCCATCCAGCAACAGCTCAAGCTCACGCTCTCTGCCACGGAACGGTGTCAGGCCACGCTCTGCGCTTACATCGAACCTGGTTCTCCTGGTGCTGGGAGCTATAACACGATATGCCTTGACGGGCGCTTCCTTTCCTTTGACCTGCCTCTCCCCCAGCGCCTCAAATCTGAACAGGCCCTCGGTGAGCTTGAAGGTCTCCTCGGTGACATATACCGTCCCAGGCTCTGCAAGACCCTCCATCCTTGAGGCGAGATTCACTGTATCACCTACAGCGGTGAACTCTACACGCAAATCATTGCCCAGGCTTCCGACTACGACAGGGCCTATGTGTATGCCGATACGCATCCTCAAAGGTGAGCCAGTCTCTGCTTTCGTTCTATCACTGAATCTAGCTATCTCCCGCTGTATTGCCAGCGCTGAACGAATTGCCCTCTGGGGAGCGTCCTCAAGAGCTATGGGCGCTCCAAACAGAGCCATGACACCGTCACCCGTCATCTTATTCACAGTGCCCCCGAACTCGTTGACCTTATGTATCAGCATCTCGAAGACCTCGTCCATGAGGGAGTAGACCTTCTCAGGGCCGAGCTTCTCGGAGAGGATGCTGAACCCCTCTGCATCGCAGAACATGACTGTGACCTTCTTGCGCTCACCCTCTATCTTGCCCCTTTGTGCAAGTATCTTCTCGGTGAGACCACCAGGCAAGTAGCGCTGGATGTTCTCTAGCTTCTCTTCAAAGGAGAGCTCTACGGGGGGTGCCAGAGATGTAACGGCAAGGTCATGGCCGCACTCACCGCAGAATTTAAACTCAACTGGATTTGAAAAATTGCATTCTGGGCAAATGGTTTCTAGTCTGGCACCACATTGACCACAGAATTTCATGCCCACTGGGTTTTCAAGCTGGCACTTTGTGCATTTCATTTTCATTCAGGCTGTGCGAATTATATGCTGATTACTGGTGGGGCCATCGTAGACGATAGGGGAACTGTTGTCAATGGTTGCCTACAATTGCCGATGACAGGCATGGGTAACAAGGGGTAAGGGGCGAAACGACGAGGTATCGCTGGGCAAAAGGCCCTAATCATCTAGACCCGCTTTTTCTTGCGCCTTCAGCAAGTTGCTGGGCTAGGCATTCGTTTATCAATCGTCAGGACGTGATCGCTTTTTAGTTCTTCTCTATGCTGTCAGCAACAGATGAAATTCTCCGCGCCCTTCTCTTTCGCCCGGAGCTGAGAGAATACCGTAGCTTTCCATAGGCTCCTATTAACAGCAATGAATTCCTCAACCAATGGCCTTCCCAAGCCCACCGGCCGTAGCATTGCGGTGGCTCGTGGATTTTTCGGGGATGGGTCAAGTCTAACATCCCCGACTATGATTGCTTCCTCATCCCCCAGTTGCGCTATAACGGTCCCATCCGAATCGACTATAGTCGATAGGCCCGGAAACCTTGAATCCTGCTTCCAAAATGGTATCCCAGGCATTGGCCTCTGCCATCGGCCGCATTTGTTTCCCATGACCACAGGTACCCCGATAAGGCGCGCCATGCGACGAGCTCCTTCTCTTATTACATTGTTGTAGTATTCGATCTGCCTATGACGGAAAAAGAAGCTCTGCATTGGGGTTGGGGCTGAGAGGGGCATAAGCAGAAGGTCTGCCGATTGCTGGTGCATCATCTGCGGAATGTAGGAAGGGTAGTTTTCATAGCAGATACCCACTCCTAGCTTACCCAATTCGGTGTTTATCACGTGTGGGCCGGTGCCTCCCCTGAAAAAGTACGCCTCATAAGCAGCCGGCGTTTGTTTCCTCACCCGACCAGCTTCCTCCCCACTAGGGGTCGCTAGAACGAACGTATTAAAGAAATCTTCTCCTTCGGCTTCGAGGAAGCTGGTTCCCAACCAGACGACCAGCCTAGTGGAGTTCTCCCTGAGCCACTTGACGGTCGGCCCTTCTTTTGGTTCCGCCCCGTCCCATATTTCCGTGGTTAATATATAGACGGTGGGCATGAACTCGGGAAGTACGATGAGCTTGGCTCCCTCTTGCGCAGTCCGGTTAACTAATGACGTGGCGTGTTTGAGGTTACCATCAATTAGGCCGTTCTTCGACTCCATCTGCACCGCCGCCACCCGAACGGTTCTACCTTTTTCGTTTGACATATTTAACGTTCTACCCTTTGGTGACAATCACTCGGCAGCCTTTACAACAGCAACACCTTCTGCAGTTTGACTTGCTTATCCCTCTTTAATGATTGCCTCCCTATCTCAATTAAATTAACGGCTGCCGCTGCTTTAGCTCACTTTCGCGTACCCATTCTCCCTGAACCAGTTGACCGCCTTCTCGATAGTCGTCTTGACGGGTGTTTGCGGAAAACCCAGTTCATCGATAGCTTTAGAGCTGTCAAAATATGCATATCTGCTGCCAAGGCGCACCATTGGTGCGTTCATGACTGGCGGTCTCCTGATAATATTGGAAAGAAATTGGAACACATATCCCATGGTAATGGCAACTGAGTAGGGCACTTTAAATTTTGGCGGTTTAACCCCTGCAACTTCCCCAATCAACCTAAAATAATCTCTTATTGACATGTTCTCGTTACCCAGAATATACCTTTCGCCAATTCTACCTTTCTGGGCAGCCAAGATGTGGCCACGAGCCACGTCCTCAACATCGACGAGATTCACGCCTCCATTGATGTATGCAGGCATTTTCTTGTTGATAACATCCAATATTACCTTTCCTGAGGGAGTTGGCTTTATGTCTCGCACCCCAATAATCGTGGCCGGATTTACGATTACCAAGGGAAGCCCCTTCTCACAAATCTTCCTGGCTTCAACTTCCCCCAGATACTTTGATATAGCATAATGGTCTCCGGTATCCCAGAGATTGAACTCAGCATCCTCATTAGCCGGACTTTTGGCTCCGTGAAAACCTAATGCTACCATGCTGCTGGTATAAACCACCTTTTCTATCCCCTGCTCCAGGGCTGCGTTCAAGGCAATCTTTGTGCCCTCTACGTTGACATCGTAGAGCACTTTCATGTCTGGTACCCAGAAAACATATAAGGCTGCCGTTTGATAGAAGGTATCACACCCCTTCAATGCCGATTTCACGGATTCGCCATCCCGAATATCCCCGTACGCTTTCTCGACATCCAGACCGTCAATGTTTCTGGTATCGCTGTTCTCTCTCACCAGAACCCTTACCTCCGCGCCGTCTTTCAGCAGCTCTCTTACAATACTTGAGCCCATAAAGCCAGTAGCTCCCGTGACTAGTGTCTTCATACTTTACCTCCCCTAGGTGCTTATCGAGAGCTGGCGTGATTATAACCCTATCGGACCGCGCAGCTCTCTGGGGCATCGGCCTCCAGCCCCAGAAGCTACAAAGCTTTTCTACACGCCACCAACTCTGATTTATTGACTGGTAAAATAAGCAGGGGCTGGTCATCCCTTACTTCTGATGCCGTAGCAACTCTTCCAAATCTAAGGGATCGCCCTTAGATGATTCCCTCTGAAGTGTTATCGCTCCATCAGGACATTTATCTTCGCAAATGCCGCAGCCCATACACTTATTAAAATCTACGACAGCCTTATTACTATCCTCATCCATTCGTATTGCATTGAAATTACAGATGTCTAAACAAATACCGCAACCACTACAGTTATCACCTATTCGAGATACATAGCCTGAAGGGGCAATGAATGGAACTTGCCCCTCCAGTATGTTCCACATCTGCACTCCGACGCAACAGCAACTGCAGCAGTTGCAGATAGCAATAAGCCGCCTGCCCAGTTCTTTCTTGAATTCCGCAGTGTGGAGAAAGCCTTTCTCATGCGACGTCTGAAGGATGTGGACCGCTTCCTCCTGAGATATCTTACGGAACTTAGGATTCTCCTCCGCAATAAAAGAGGTATATGGATCACCAACAAATAGACAAACCTCCATGGGGGGAGGAAGACAGGGATTTTTGGAAATGGCACGGCAGGCACATTCCCCAACGGCAATTGAATGCGGGTTGTTGATAATAATATCTCTAGCCTGTTTGTAATGCATTACCCTATCGGGTGTTTTTATTCTTACATCTGCCTTCTGGGTAACCAACTGAATCGCATCCCTCAATTTAACTACTTTAAGATGATAAGTGCTGGTATCGTGAGTCGCCGCAGTCTCACTGATTCGCCATACAGCGGCTTGGATCATCGCATCGACATCATCATCCAGCTTTGTCTGAGGTCTCTCTGCGGGAAGTCCTCCTGCTTGAGATAAATGATAAACAAAGTGGTCCGGATATTTGAGGAATATGTATGCGTGATAAAAGTCATTCTTCTCATCCTCAGGGAACATCTCATAGAGTGCCTTGGTTATCTCGTTATGCATAAGCTTCTCCATTCGCGTTTAAAAAAAGTTCTGATGTGTACAATTCAAACTCCTCTTTTACTGGGATATTAAGCTTTGAATCCCCGCCATCTGCGCATTTATCAACTCACCGGCGGCCAAGATTTTACCGTAGGCTCTATCATTGTATTCACTCTCACCACTTCTTACAATTGACATATCCCCCAGAAATCGGTCTAGGTAGCATGTGAGACTTAGGAGCTGTGAGGTGCTATTCTTTGGGCTTGACTGTTGCATTAACATATCCGTAAAGCGCTGGACTTTACTGCTCTGATGTGCACCTATGAAATAGGCGCTCTTTAACAAATCACCAGTGACATTCTCTAATTGAGAAAACCCTCTCATGGAAAGAAATCCCTAAAGGGTTCGCTCATCTATCCTAAAAATATACTGCTCACCTTTGGTTTGACCTATCGTCTAATCTTCGCCTCTTACAGCCCCGCTATCAGAGTGCCTCACTTGAGATTCCGTCCCCACTCCGCGGTGACATCGTAGGTCATATCCCGGAACTCCTCCTCGTCGGGAAGCGGCCTGCCCAGCCACTCCCGGTAGAAACTGTCCAGGTCAGGCAGGGCATCGAAGATGAGCGGACAGCCTACGGGTACAGCCTCCACCATGAGCAGACTGCCGCACCCCGGGCAGTAGAACTCTCGCACTTCGCACAGGTCGGGGTCGGGGCACTTCAGTCCGGGGTAAACCTCCTCCAGCTTCGCAGTGTCGTCTCTGGCGAAGATGAGAGCGTTCAGCTTCCAGTTCTTCCGCCAGTCCCCGAACTCGTGCCCGCAGTCGCACTTCACCACCCTCTCCGCGCCCTTCCGCACCACGTTGAGGTGGTCGCCCAAGGGCATTAGTATCCTCTCAGGGTAGGAGACGCGCTCCTGAAGGATCTCAACATACTTGTCGAATCTATCATCGTCCTTGGGCTTGCTCATGATTTCGAACGTCTTGTGCCAGGGTAGCCTGCCATCATAAAGGTCTCTTAAGTCCTCTTTGCTATATGACATCTCTTCACCTCACAGATTAAAGTCATCGGGCAGCGCCCAGAAGTCCTTGAACTCCCGGGTAAAGGCATCGCTGAGCCTCATACTGCTCTGGTACATCTCCAGAATCTTGTCATCGACATTGCGCTCCATAAGCTGCTGACGCGACCTCTGCCACCATTCCTTCGCCGGCACACCCCTTACCAGCCTCTCTTTGCGCTTTGCCTCGCGCAGTTCCCTGGTGGCAGCATCATCCACCCTCCACTGCTTCGCTTCCTCATCGTAGCTAGTCTTAACACAGTAGATGTTAGTGGCCTGCCACTCGGTGGTCAGTCCGTTGTCCATGTCAGCGGTTATCAGCGCCGGGTCCCTTTCGATTGGATCGCCAAGCCCACCAGCGGCACCACTATTTGAAATGAGGAGGTCACCCTCGTAGATCTCCGTCGGCACCGGTATAAGGCCAAGGTCGAAGACCTCCCCGGGAAAGCGGTCCTCTAAGTCTGCCGGGTGGCCCACTTCGTGGAGCAGCGGCTGCCTTTTCTCCATTAACTCGGGGAGGTTTTTATAGCGTAGCAACAGGGTGTTCCGCCTGCCGCCGGGGTATCCGCCGAACTGGCCAAGGTTGGGGATGATACCGTCCGAAGCGGTACCAAGCGCCCCGCTGCCGACTAACTGCTTACTTATATGAATCATCACCACCTGGGGAATTGCCAGGCCGGAGCGGAACCTTCCGTAGCCTACCGAATAGGGTTCGATTCGGTGCGACATC
It contains:
- a CDS encoding Sir2 family NAD-dependent protein deacetylase, with amino-acid sequence MTEQLHQVTSIVASARNLVAFTGSGISAESGIPTFRDPGGLWDRYDPDTFGTDGVATLGKITEAGRAFLQEMVDTLERARPNPGHLALAELERMGILSTVITQNIDDLHCEAGNTRVIEVHGNMYRLKCLTCGRTFKLKKGEDLPAMVKQLDEVKKQESLDITQLMPRCQCGGLTRFDVVHFGEPVQDFPRAEQAASSCDVMLALGTSGVVTPAALLPGYAKRAGARVIEVNATGSYFSSIDDFAIVEKTGDALPRIVAAVREILG
- a CDS encoding MBL fold metallo-hydrolase: MRLLENLHCYIWPGKGNNCNSYLFTHVLRGDRPHVLIDPGHVQNELNERCLDQLLSTMERDGLKPEDIGLIINTHAHPDHYEGNQPLVDRSREKGGKPGHALVTLHQDEDGYRREMGEIMAKLLGRGMAFEPDFYLKEGDLNLGKESKLNLQILHTPGHSPGSISLYWPDNRVLITGDVLFYGGVGRTDLPGGDSKLLKQSIERLSELDIEYVLPGHSTQFGAMIKGVNNVKQNFASVRLSYFPML
- a CDS encoding PAC2 family protein, producing the protein MEAIRLYSEPKLRNPYMVAAWPGMGGVAIIAARYLTEKWDAKEIGSIAPEGFFDLSGVLIEESIVQDVEFPENTFYLSRGHGRRDWIILIGEAQPQMNGYQLANLVLDVAQRFEVKRLYTFAAAPTHIYHTKKPRVLAVVNKPRLIPRLEKYDVAPLKQGSISGMNGLLLGAAKKRNMAGICLLGEIPIYTTHIANPMSSRAVLQVLAQMSNLKIDLTDIDRWARETGEQIEEKISNLKESFGEEAKELIDYFARLAEQTSEEELGPEYKTEELLKEIERFLKDKGEQKEGN
- a CDS encoding GMC family oxidoreductase, with amino-acid sequence MDNKRYEFLIVGSGAGGATLARELSKRGKEVLVVERGKYEEKIGTVWTSMRYFDGTKLTLTPRKSREGVILWRALMAGGSTVVSNGCATRCLEEELAGFGINLDEEFAECEEEMGVAPFDERRLSKGSKRMLEVSRELGYHMEPMPKFINPKRCKRCGGCAMGCVNGAKWTALDYLEEARQNGADIAYNTRIQRVLVENGKARGVRGTGPHGRIEILSDVVILAAGGLGTPVILQQSGVKDAGQGLFIDLLVETYGVTKGLNQVDEPLMALVDYEFHKSKGFIISSYMNQTRLTRFLELGVRGFALPTNRLLGIQTKIADEPAGRVYPDGTVSKPVTERDWTRLRAGSAISKEILVKAGADSKSIVVSKVQGGHPGGTAAIGKVVDENLHTKIDNLFVCDASVFPTASGMPQILTIAALAKRLAKMLAP